One genomic window of Corallococcus caeni includes the following:
- a CDS encoding glycoside hydrolase family 16 protein translates to MAMTTGRTAAAWALVAGLTACAGAPKRSEAVAGRQEDGWVQVWSDEFNGTQVDPGNWTLTTDVHVNNEQQQYTTSPDNVSVSGGTLKLTARMQTANGYPFTSGRVESAGKREFTHGRVEARIKLPVGAGLWPAFWMLGSDIRATGWPACGELDIMENVGFGDWVSVALHGPGYSGDTPINGRFYPRTPVSDWHEYRVETSPQAIHWFIDGERVKTTTREEVERHGAWAYDKPLFIILNFAVGGGYPEGVNHAKEPYFGVPQATADLLRAGPQTMEVDWVRVSEKR, encoded by the coding sequence ATGGCGATGACGACCGGCAGGACGGCGGCGGCGTGGGCGCTGGTGGCGGGGCTGACGGCGTGCGCGGGTGCGCCGAAGCGCTCGGAGGCGGTGGCCGGCCGCCAGGAGGACGGCTGGGTCCAGGTGTGGAGCGACGAGTTCAACGGCACGCAGGTGGACCCGGGCAACTGGACCCTCACCACCGACGTGCACGTGAACAACGAGCAGCAGCAGTACACGACGTCGCCGGACAACGTGTCGGTGAGCGGCGGCACGTTGAAGCTCACGGCGCGGATGCAGACGGCCAACGGATATCCGTTCACGTCGGGCCGGGTGGAGAGCGCGGGCAAGCGGGAGTTCACGCACGGCCGCGTCGAGGCGCGCATCAAGCTGCCGGTGGGCGCGGGCCTGTGGCCGGCGTTCTGGATGCTGGGCAGCGACATCCGCGCGACGGGGTGGCCCGCGTGCGGCGAGCTCGACATCATGGAGAACGTCGGCTTCGGCGACTGGGTGTCCGTCGCGTTGCATGGGCCGGGCTACAGCGGCGACACGCCCATCAACGGCCGCTTCTACCCACGCACCCCGGTGAGTGACTGGCACGAGTACCGCGTGGAGACGTCGCCCCAGGCCATCCACTGGTTCATCGACGGCGAGCGCGTGAAGACCACGACGCGCGAGGAGGTGGAGCGCCACGGCGCGTGGGCCTACGACAAGCCCCTGTTCATCATCCTCAACTTCGCGGTGGGCGGCGGCTATCCGGAGGGCGTCAACCACGCGAAGGAGCCGTACTTCGGCGTGCCCCAGGCCACCGCGGACCTGCTGCGCGCGGGGCCCCAGACGATGGAAGTGGACTGGGTGCGCGTCTCCGAAAAGCGCTGA
- a CDS encoding Type 1 glutamine amidotransferase-like domain-containing protein: MTLPPLLLLADSAPLFWRVEGRPFLDYVRVLTGAELRVPPVKAAYLGASNGGQPEFYDLFVAAMEGIGLTRCRSIPAAPSGADLAWLKEADVILLAGGDPRVGWDAFLAHGVDGLLRERHQAGAVLMGVSAGAMHLGLGAWCDDLPVEGEPFPTLGLVPYLIGVHEPPEWPGLKLAVRRMGLPTRGLGIPRGGGVLLHADGSVEPVRQPVVDVTVDVEDRLHESLLLPPATPYRGEPPEAPVDRRTLQ; the protein is encoded by the coding sequence ATGACGCTCCCGCCCCTCCTCCTCCTGGCTGACAGCGCCCCGCTGTTCTGGCGCGTGGAGGGGCGCCCCTTCCTGGACTACGTGCGCGTGCTCACCGGCGCGGAGCTGCGCGTGCCGCCGGTGAAGGCCGCCTACCTGGGCGCGTCCAACGGCGGCCAGCCGGAGTTCTACGACCTCTTCGTCGCGGCCATGGAGGGCATCGGCCTCACGCGGTGCCGGAGCATCCCGGCCGCGCCCTCCGGTGCGGACCTGGCGTGGCTGAAGGAGGCCGACGTCATCCTCCTCGCGGGCGGCGACCCGCGCGTGGGCTGGGACGCGTTCCTGGCGCACGGCGTGGACGGCCTCCTGCGCGAGCGGCACCAGGCCGGCGCCGTGCTGATGGGCGTGTCCGCCGGGGCCATGCACCTGGGCCTGGGCGCGTGGTGCGACGACCTGCCCGTCGAAGGCGAGCCCTTCCCGACGCTGGGCCTGGTGCCCTACCTCATCGGCGTGCACGAGCCGCCCGAGTGGCCGGGCCTCAAGCTCGCTGTCCGTCGCATGGGGCTGCCCACGCGCGGACTGGGCATCCCCCGGGGCGGCGGCGTGCTGCTGCACGCGGACGGCAGCGTGGAGCCCGTGCGGCAGCCGGTGGTGGACGTGACGGTGGACGTGGAGGACCGGCTGCACGAATCCCTGCTGCTGCCCCCGGCCACGCCGTACCGGGGCGAGCCTCCCGAGGCGCCGGTGGACCGGCGGACGCTCCAGTAG
- a CDS encoding family 16 glycosylhydrolase gives MAASAGKTLWTLVAVLGLTACGEASAPAGDATLTTPVVAEREQSATAAPLGQTVWLKACATQKYVSADKNLGATAPLVANRDSAQGWEQFQVGDAGNDFISLRVLETGLYVSADPNAGGQVTGFRTAVGDWERFTWVPFPDGTVGLKAKSTGQYVSADMNQGASAPLYANRATAGCWESFSFGVVGGGEDRWVQIWSDEFDGTSVNTANWAPNTSVHVNNEQQQYTNSGDNISVSNGTLKLTARLQWNNGYPFTSGRLESAGKREFSHGRIEARIKLPVGAGLWPAFWLLGNDINSVGWPACGELDIMENVGYGDWVSGALHGPGYSGNTPINGRFYPSSSVSNWHVYRTEYSSSDIKWYIDGALVKTTTRTEVQRYGAWAYDKPMYIILNLAVGGGYPFGVNGASTPYYGVPQSTVDLVRNAPQTLEVDWVRAYQWR, from the coding sequence ATGGCGGCGAGCGCCGGAAAGACGCTGTGGACGCTGGTGGCGGTACTGGGATTGACGGCGTGTGGTGAGGCCTCCGCTCCGGCCGGGGACGCGACGCTGACGACGCCGGTGGTGGCGGAGCGCGAGCAGTCCGCCACGGCGGCGCCGCTGGGCCAGACGGTGTGGCTGAAGGCGTGCGCGACGCAGAAGTACGTGTCCGCGGACAAGAACCTGGGCGCCACCGCGCCGCTGGTGGCCAACCGCGACAGCGCGCAGGGGTGGGAGCAGTTCCAGGTGGGCGACGCGGGCAATGACTTCATCTCGCTGCGCGTGCTGGAGACGGGCCTGTACGTGTCCGCGGATCCGAACGCGGGCGGACAGGTGACGGGCTTCCGCACGGCGGTGGGTGACTGGGAGCGCTTCACCTGGGTGCCCTTCCCCGACGGCACCGTGGGCCTGAAGGCGAAGAGCACGGGCCAGTACGTGTCCGCGGACATGAACCAGGGCGCCAGCGCGCCGCTGTACGCCAACCGCGCCACGGCCGGCTGCTGGGAGTCCTTCTCCTTCGGCGTCGTGGGCGGCGGCGAGGACCGCTGGGTGCAGATCTGGAGCGACGAGTTCGACGGCACCAGCGTCAACACCGCCAACTGGGCGCCCAACACGTCCGTGCACGTGAACAACGAGCAGCAGCAGTACACCAACTCCGGCGACAACATCTCCGTGAGCAACGGCACACTGAAGCTCACCGCGCGCCTGCAGTGGAACAACGGCTACCCGTTCACCTCCGGCCGGCTGGAGAGCGCGGGCAAGCGGGAGTTCAGCCACGGCCGCATCGAGGCGCGCATCAAGCTGCCGGTGGGCGCGGGCCTGTGGCCGGCATTCTGGCTGCTGGGCAATGACATCAACTCGGTGGGCTGGCCGGCGTGCGGCGAGCTCGACATCATGGAGAACGTCGGCTACGGCGACTGGGTGTCCGGCGCGCTGCACGGCCCGGGCTACTCCGGCAACACGCCCATCAACGGCCGCTTCTATCCGTCGTCCAGCGTGAGCAACTGGCACGTGTACCGCACGGAGTACTCGTCCTCGGACATCAAGTGGTACATCGACGGCGCGCTGGTGAAGACCACGACGCGCACGGAGGTGCAGCGCTACGGCGCGTGGGCCTACGACAAGCCCATGTACATCATCCTCAACCTCGCGGTGGGCGGCGGCTATCCCTTCGGCGTGAACGGCGCCTCGACGCCGTACTACGGCGTGCCGCAGTCCACGGTGGACCTGGTGCGCAACGCGCCGCAGACCCTGGAAGTGGACTGGGTGCGCGCCTACCAGTGGCGGTAG
- a CDS encoding LamG domain-containing protein, producing MKNSLIWSLAVLLAGVPGAVLAEGRPSLVNTRIPTPFGANGHSSTVDGRVFVGNIREDQATTTTTWIARVFRPEAVTYDASGKPSFAAAFSAGKTVDVRNGENALAFCFPNPAQPYVLSSGVAVYQPYIFDSMMFNGDNVFRRRTSDLRVSQPFTTAADIASFSTGPLETLRTVTGATLRGIEPTMTSDGRLIIYQGAPANTGGIDHMMYAYNPTPCAATGWSNPRPLSMMFNDPDAGVKRYPLAWKRLKAATGEDFGDTASGALVRGAYAWVDHEGRNLLYIAVTYTDGARREAVSLVGADTNWTAYHIDGALNTDRMDIAHLFYSGPMWNFEQERLPLQNFPPGQSNAAHYLPVTKTHDVLALFGSNTADYNEVDLGELMDPFHLLFLPMNELVTRAGAYDLTRTPDLSGHFFTGTLVGSASISPGNALTRSSPDSLWQPHGKGKALVVPGGGALAVNLADASGTVPGVGAAVRALSVEFAVRPDADIQQGCTTGNPYRYVMQKAGGLDIIHEASNQLQFSLVVNGQRVRLGGGPVLPVGQWSHLAYTWDGTTGVFNEYLNGVPTNRALPVAPGTARLGTGTLYIGAGANLDTQRCPANGEGSFRGAIDEVRIFTHARSNRSICLTAHGANCREEAIQHSPSAGQFAMSAQAPACNGTSALNSAACLSAMHRVCAQRGAGDALANATNTWDTIQQLVSNRPPISLSGVPVSSSATDLTVACAPIQHESVAVTFEELSRIHAGCTDERGVTSTHCTAAAHRFCNRQGWTTGQVFEVTSRPWVGCFNSGLQTDVERSLLGPVSSTGDYTAPGSRLEVSQWCRTQGYGAGVVQEIPAATKAHVHCFQPAVTATWKYLP from the coding sequence ATGAAAAACTCACTTATCTGGAGTCTGGCCGTGCTGCTCGCGGGCGTGCCCGGGGCGGTGTTGGCGGAGGGGCGCCCGTCGCTGGTGAACACCCGCATCCCGACGCCCTTCGGGGCGAACGGGCACTCGTCGACGGTGGACGGGCGCGTCTTCGTGGGCAACATCCGCGAGGACCAGGCGACGACGACCACGACATGGATTGCCCGGGTGTTCCGTCCGGAGGCGGTCACGTACGACGCGTCCGGCAAGCCGTCGTTCGCGGCGGCCTTCTCCGCGGGCAAGACGGTGGACGTGAGGAACGGGGAGAACGCGCTGGCGTTCTGCTTCCCCAACCCCGCGCAGCCCTATGTGCTGTCGAGCGGCGTCGCGGTGTACCAGCCGTACATCTTCGACTCGATGATGTTCAACGGGGACAACGTCTTCCGGCGGCGCACGTCCGACCTCCGGGTGTCCCAGCCGTTCACGACCGCGGCGGACATCGCGTCCTTCAGCACCGGCCCGCTGGAGACGCTGCGCACCGTCACCGGCGCCACGCTTCGCGGCATCGAGCCGACGATGACGTCCGACGGCCGGCTGATCATCTATCAGGGCGCGCCCGCGAACACGGGCGGCATCGACCACATGATGTACGCGTACAACCCCACGCCGTGCGCGGCGACGGGCTGGAGCAACCCGCGCCCGCTGTCGATGATGTTCAACGACCCGGACGCGGGCGTGAAGCGCTACCCGCTGGCGTGGAAGCGGCTGAAGGCGGCGACGGGCGAGGACTTCGGCGACACGGCATCCGGCGCGCTGGTGCGAGGCGCCTACGCGTGGGTGGACCACGAGGGCCGCAACCTCCTCTACATCGCCGTCACGTACACGGACGGCGCGAGGCGCGAGGCGGTGAGCCTGGTGGGCGCGGACACGAACTGGACCGCGTACCACATCGACGGAGCGCTCAACACGGACCGCATGGACATCGCGCACCTCTTCTACTCGGGGCCCATGTGGAACTTCGAGCAGGAGCGCTTGCCGCTGCAGAACTTCCCGCCCGGCCAGAGCAACGCGGCGCACTACCTGCCCGTCACCAAGACGCACGACGTGCTGGCCCTCTTCGGCAGCAACACGGCCGACTACAACGAGGTGGACCTGGGCGAGCTGATGGACCCCTTCCACCTGCTGTTCCTGCCCATGAACGAACTGGTCACGCGCGCGGGCGCGTATGACCTGACGCGCACGCCGGACCTCTCCGGCCACTTCTTCACCGGCACGCTGGTGGGGAGCGCCTCCATCTCCCCGGGCAACGCGCTGACGCGCTCCTCGCCGGACTCGCTGTGGCAGCCGCATGGCAAGGGCAAGGCGCTGGTGGTGCCCGGCGGCGGTGCGCTCGCGGTGAACCTGGCGGACGCCTCCGGCACGGTGCCCGGCGTGGGCGCGGCCGTGCGCGCGCTGTCCGTGGAGTTCGCGGTGCGGCCGGACGCGGACATCCAGCAGGGCTGCACCACCGGCAATCCCTACCGCTACGTCATGCAGAAGGCGGGCGGGCTGGACATCATCCATGAGGCCAGCAATCAGTTGCAGTTCTCCCTGGTCGTCAACGGCCAGCGCGTGCGGCTGGGCGGCGGCCCGGTGCTGCCGGTGGGGCAGTGGAGCCACCTGGCCTATACGTGGGACGGCACCACCGGCGTCTTCAACGAGTACCTCAACGGCGTGCCCACGAACCGCGCGCTGCCCGTGGCGCCGGGGACGGCCCGGCTGGGCACGGGGACGCTCTACATCGGCGCGGGCGCGAACCTGGACACGCAGCGCTGCCCGGCCAACGGCGAGGGCTCGTTCCGGGGCGCCATCGACGAGGTGCGCATCTTCACGCACGCGCGCTCCAACCGGAGCATCTGCCTCACCGCGCACGGCGCCAACTGCCGCGAGGAGGCCATCCAGCACTCGCCCTCCGCGGGCCAGTTCGCGATGAGCGCCCAGGCGCCCGCGTGCAATGGCACCAGCGCCCTGAACTCGGCCGCGTGCCTGTCCGCGATGCACCGGGTGTGCGCGCAGCGGGGCGCGGGTGACGCGCTGGCGAACGCCACCAACACCTGGGACACCATCCAGCAGCTCGTCAGCAACCGTCCGCCCATCTCGCTGTCGGGCGTGCCGGTGTCGTCCTCGGCCACGGACCTGACGGTGGCCTGCGCGCCCATCCAGCACGAGAGCGTGGCGGTGACGTTCGAGGAGCTGTCCCGCATCCACGCGGGCTGCACCGACGAGCGCGGCGTGACGAGCACCCACTGCACCGCCGCGGCGCACCGCTTCTGCAACCGTCAGGGTTGGACGACGGGGCAGGTGTTCGAGGTGACGTCCCGGCCCTGGGTGGGCTGCTTCAACTCCGGCCTCCAGACGGACGTGGAGCGGTCATTGCTGGGACCGGTGTCCAGCACGGGTGACTACACCGCCCCGGGCTCTCGCCTGGAGGTGAGCCAGTGGTGCCGCACGCAGGGCTACGGGGCCGGCGTCGTGCAGGAGATTCCCGCCGCCACCAAGGCCCACGTGCACTGCTTCCAGCCGGCGGTGACGGCGACGTGGAAGTACCTGCCGTAG
- a CDS encoding acetyl-CoA C-acetyltransferase, translated as MTASYIIDAVRTPRGRGKMGKGALTGLHPQELLAQTLNALQRRGGWDAREVGDVIAGCVSQVNEQGANIARNAVLAAGWPLDVSAVSLNRFCGSGLQAVNFGAMGVASGAMDFVVTGGVESMSHLSLGADGGGQDGGNVRLRERVYQVPQGISADLIATLEGITREDVDAWALRSQRQAARAIEENRFAKALFAVKDPATGAVLLERDEYPRPDTTAQGLAALKPAFVAMGETAVGPNGETLDGIALAAYPRAKRIQHVHTAGNSSGIVDGAAVVALASERYVKTQGLKPRARIRAMATLGTEPLLMLTAPAPVSEKALRMVGMKARDIDLWEINEAFAAVVIQTTRALGIDPERVNVNGGAIALGHPLGATGAMLLGTALDELERTGKQTALITMCIGGGQGIATIIERV; from the coding sequence ATGACCGCCAGCTACATCATCGACGCCGTCCGGACCCCGCGCGGGCGCGGGAAGATGGGCAAGGGAGCCCTGACGGGGCTGCACCCGCAGGAGCTGCTCGCGCAGACGCTCAACGCGCTCCAGCGGCGCGGCGGCTGGGATGCTCGCGAGGTGGGGGACGTCATCGCGGGGTGCGTGTCGCAGGTGAATGAGCAGGGCGCGAACATCGCGCGCAACGCCGTGCTGGCGGCGGGCTGGCCGCTGGACGTGTCCGCCGTGTCGCTCAACCGCTTCTGCGGCTCCGGGCTCCAGGCGGTGAACTTCGGCGCGATGGGCGTGGCCTCCGGCGCCATGGACTTCGTGGTGACGGGCGGCGTGGAGAGCATGTCGCACCTGTCGCTGGGCGCGGACGGCGGCGGCCAGGACGGCGGCAACGTGCGGCTGCGCGAGCGCGTCTACCAGGTGCCCCAGGGCATCAGCGCGGACCTCATCGCGACGCTGGAGGGCATCACCCGCGAGGACGTGGACGCCTGGGCCCTGCGCTCGCAGCGGCAGGCGGCCCGCGCCATCGAGGAGAACCGCTTCGCGAAGGCCCTCTTCGCGGTGAAGGACCCGGCCACCGGCGCCGTGCTGCTGGAGCGCGACGAGTACCCGCGCCCGGACACCACCGCGCAGGGCCTGGCCGCGCTCAAGCCCGCGTTCGTCGCCATGGGTGAGACGGCCGTGGGCCCGAACGGCGAGACGCTGGACGGCATCGCGCTGGCCGCCTACCCACGGGCGAAGCGCATCCAGCACGTGCACACCGCGGGCAACTCCAGCGGCATCGTGGACGGGGCCGCCGTGGTGGCGCTGGCGTCGGAGCGGTACGTGAAGACCCAGGGGCTCAAGCCCCGCGCCCGCATCCGCGCCATGGCGACGCTGGGCACCGAGCCGCTCCTCATGCTCACCGCCCCCGCGCCCGTGAGCGAGAAGGCCCTGCGCATGGTCGGCATGAAGGCCCGCGACATCGACCTGTGGGAGATCAACGAGGCGTTCGCCGCCGTGGTGATCCAGACGACGCGCGCGCTGGGCATCGACCCGGAGCGGGTGAACGTCAACGGCGGCGCCATCGCGCTGGGCCACCCGCTGGGCGCCACCGGCGCGATGCTGCTGGGCACCGCCCTGGACGAACTGGAGCGCACGGGCAAGCAGACGGCGCTCATCACCATGTGCATCGGCGGCGGCCAGGGCATCGCCACCATCATCGAGCGCGTGTAG
- a CDS encoding lantibiotic dehydratase, with the protein MTPPGFAPSGFFVLRTPLLPFDELLAWGRGLCASAALTAPTAELEAALERDRALLRERLSTVVARPEVREALFLASPSLEEHLPAWTSEPGSPHGEKLERTLVRYWQRMAARSTPFGLFAGNSLGTLTASTRLRLPARETYRRHTRLDTDYVDALMEQLARLPELREALGYHPNSSLYRVAGRLRYAESRRDGGSRTYQLVGVEPTPYLEATLERARAGASLATLVQALVDADPDVSREEAMEYVDMLVEHQLLVPDLAPPVTGLEPLRELLTRLEAVPAMAASHRVLQDVQRALTELDGTPPGAAPSRYRALARGLEALPSPVDMSRLFQVDLRKPAESLTLGPAVVDAMLQGVTLLHRLNASSEHSMLRRFREAFVQRYEAREVPLLEALDEDVGIGFELASPETAEDAPLLRDLSLPASRGEEPVAWGKAQAWLHHRLSEVLLSKGPLELTSDDVEALAQPRPGPLPDAFSVMGAVLAASQEDVDAGRFQFVFESMMGPSGAALLGRFCHGDPELLRHVTEHLRAEEALRPEATFAEVVHLPEGRNGNILCRPVLRAHELVYLGRSGVPPERQLPLTDLFLSVQGSRIVLRSASLGREVLPRVTHVHNFGRAHLRPYTFLGTLQQQGVTPGLRWKWGPLTSSAFLPRVTMGRLILHRARWRLQASTLRALGERDGAERFREAQRLRERLQLPRFVGLEDRDNVLPVDLDNVLSVDAFVHLVRQRADVVLVELPEKEGLCVQGPEGRFVHEVVVPFVRAAPAAAAPAVHLPKPPRIERSFPPGSEWLYVKLCTGTALAERVLAEAVAPWVRQALASGAASQWFFLRYGDPDWHLRVRLHGDPRRLHGEVLEHLHTLLGPLRKDGLVHRVQVDTYEREVERYGGDAGLPLAEQWFHSDSDAALELLDTVAEEGGADARWRLVLCGIDTVLTDLGFDLEGRCRLLEGLRQGYGQEFSVDGAVERRLGERFRTHRKELESLLWRPWPSEGPLAPGLAALRRRGERQAPVLARLRACADGGQLTQPLDRVASGLVHMHTNRMLRTAARAQELVLYDLLHRLYTSRLAREKKQS; encoded by the coding sequence ATGACGCCGCCGGGCTTCGCTCCCTCCGGGTTCTTCGTCCTCCGCACGCCGCTGCTGCCCTTCGACGAGCTGCTCGCCTGGGGCCGGGGGCTCTGCGCGTCCGCAGCGCTGACGGCCCCCACCGCGGAGCTGGAAGCGGCGCTGGAGCGGGACCGCGCGCTCTTGCGTGAGAGGCTCTCGACCGTGGTCGCGCGGCCGGAGGTGCGGGAGGCGCTGTTCCTCGCGTCGCCGTCGCTGGAGGAGCACCTGCCCGCGTGGACGTCCGAGCCCGGGAGCCCGCACGGCGAGAAGCTGGAGCGGACGCTGGTGCGCTACTGGCAGCGCATGGCGGCGCGGTCGACGCCCTTCGGCCTCTTCGCGGGCAACAGCCTGGGCACGCTCACCGCGTCCACGCGGCTGCGGCTGCCGGCTCGCGAGACGTACCGGCGACACACGCGGCTGGACACGGACTACGTCGACGCGCTGATGGAGCAGCTCGCCAGGCTGCCGGAGCTGCGCGAGGCCCTGGGCTACCACCCCAACTCCAGCCTGTACCGGGTCGCGGGCCGGCTGCGCTACGCCGAGTCCCGGCGCGACGGCGGCTCGCGCACCTACCAGCTCGTGGGCGTGGAGCCCACGCCGTACCTGGAGGCGACGCTGGAGCGCGCGCGTGCGGGCGCGTCGCTCGCCACGCTCGTGCAGGCGCTGGTGGACGCCGACCCCGACGTGTCCCGTGAAGAGGCCATGGAGTACGTGGACATGCTCGTCGAACACCAGCTCCTGGTGCCGGACCTGGCGCCGCCCGTCACGGGCCTGGAGCCGCTGCGCGAGCTGCTCACGCGCCTGGAGGCCGTGCCCGCGATGGCCGCGTCCCACCGCGTCCTCCAGGACGTCCAGCGCGCGCTGACGGAGCTGGATGGCACGCCGCCGGGCGCGGCGCCGTCACGCTACCGCGCGCTGGCTCGCGGGCTGGAGGCCCTGCCCTCACCCGTCGACATGAGCCGCCTGTTCCAGGTGGACCTGCGCAAGCCCGCCGAGTCACTGACGCTGGGCCCCGCCGTGGTGGACGCGATGCTCCAGGGCGTCACCCTGCTGCACCGGCTCAACGCGTCCTCCGAGCACTCCATGCTGCGGCGCTTCCGCGAGGCCTTCGTGCAGCGCTACGAGGCGCGCGAGGTGCCCCTGCTGGAGGCGCTGGACGAGGACGTGGGCATCGGCTTCGAGCTGGCGAGCCCGGAGACCGCCGAGGACGCACCGCTCCTGCGCGACCTGTCCCTTCCCGCGTCCCGTGGCGAGGAGCCCGTCGCCTGGGGCAAGGCGCAGGCCTGGCTGCACCACCGGCTGTCGGAGGTGCTGCTTTCAAAGGGCCCGCTCGAGCTGACCTCGGACGACGTGGAGGCGCTCGCCCAGCCCCGTCCGGGGCCGCTGCCGGATGCCTTCTCCGTCATGGGAGCGGTGCTCGCGGCCTCGCAGGAGGACGTGGACGCAGGGCGGTTCCAGTTCGTCTTCGAGTCGATGATGGGCCCTTCGGGCGCGGCGCTGCTGGGGCGCTTCTGTCACGGGGATCCGGAGCTGCTGCGCCACGTGACGGAGCACCTGCGCGCGGAGGAGGCCCTGCGGCCGGAGGCCACCTTCGCGGAGGTGGTGCACCTTCCCGAGGGGCGCAACGGGAACATCCTCTGCCGCCCCGTGCTGCGCGCGCACGAGCTGGTGTACCTGGGGCGCTCGGGGGTGCCGCCGGAGCGGCAGCTTCCGCTCACGGACCTGTTCCTCTCCGTGCAGGGCTCCCGCATCGTCCTGCGCTCCGCGAGCCTGGGACGTGAAGTGCTCCCGCGCGTCACGCACGTCCACAACTTCGGCCGCGCGCACCTGCGCCCCTACACCTTCCTGGGCACGCTCCAGCAGCAGGGCGTCACCCCCGGCCTGCGCTGGAAGTGGGGCCCGCTCACGAGCAGCGCGTTCCTTCCGCGCGTGACGATGGGCCGGCTCATCCTCCACCGCGCCCGCTGGCGGCTCCAGGCGTCCACGCTCCGCGCGCTCGGTGAACGCGACGGCGCCGAGCGCTTCCGCGAAGCCCAGCGGCTGCGCGAGCGGCTCCAGCTGCCGCGCTTCGTGGGCCTGGAGGACCGCGACAACGTGCTGCCGGTGGACCTGGACAACGTGCTCAGCGTGGACGCCTTCGTCCACCTGGTGCGGCAGCGCGCGGACGTGGTGCTGGTGGAGCTGCCGGAGAAGGAAGGCCTGTGCGTCCAGGGCCCGGAGGGCCGCTTCGTGCATGAGGTCGTGGTGCCCTTCGTGCGCGCCGCGCCCGCGGCGGCCGCGCCCGCCGTGCACCTGCCGAAGCCCCCGCGCATCGAGCGCTCCTTCCCACCGGGCTCCGAGTGGCTGTACGTCAAGCTCTGCACTGGCACCGCGCTCGCGGAGCGCGTGCTGGCGGAGGCCGTGGCGCCGTGGGTCCGGCAGGCGCTGGCGTCCGGGGCCGCGAGTCAGTGGTTCTTCCTGCGCTACGGCGACCCGGACTGGCACCTGCGCGTGCGCCTCCACGGCGACCCGCGACGGTTGCACGGCGAGGTCCTGGAGCACCTGCACACGCTGCTCGGTCCCCTCCGGAAGGACGGGCTCGTCCACCGCGTGCAGGTGGACACGTACGAGCGCGAGGTCGAACGCTACGGTGGCGACGCGGGCCTGCCGCTCGCGGAGCAGTGGTTCCACTCGGACAGCGACGCGGCGCTGGAGCTGCTCGACACCGTCGCGGAGGAAGGTGGCGCGGACGCGCGCTGGCGGCTGGTGCTGTGCGGCATCGACACGGTGCTGACAGACCTGGGCTTCGACCTGGAAGGCCGCTGCCGGCTGCTCGAAGGGCTGCGCCAGGGCTACGGCCAGGAGTTCTCCGTGGACGGCGCCGTCGAGCGGCGGCTGGGCGAACGCTTCCGGACGCACCGCAAGGAGCTGGAGTCCCTGCTGTGGCGGCCGTGGCCCTCCGAAGGGCCGCTCGCGCCAGGGCTCGCGGCGCTGCGGCGCCGAGGTGAACGGCAGGCGCCGGTGCTGGCACGGCTGCGCGCGTGCGCGGACGGGGGACAGCTCACCCAGCCCCTGGACCGCGTGGCCTCAGGCCTCGTCCACATGCACACCAACCGGATGCTGCGCACCGCCGCCCGCGCGCAGGAGCTGGTCCTCTACGACCTCCTCCACCGCCTCTACACGTCCAGGCTGGCCCGCGAGAAGAAGCAGTCCTGA